The sequence GCCGGTGGCGGCGGTGACTGCCGGTGGCAGGCCCAGGGTCAGTTCGGCGTCGAGCACCGCTAGGTCGGGCAGCAGAATCGGTGAAACCACACCCATCTTGGTGGTTTCTCCGGTGGTGATGATGGCGATCTGAGTGACTTCCGAGCCGGTGCCGGCGGTGGTCGGGACCTGAATCAGCGGCAGACGCTGGCCTTTGGCGTTGCCGACCCCGTAGATATCGGCCAGTTGCTGCTGGCAGTCGGGGTGAGCCAGCAGGGCGATCAGCTTGGCCACGTCCATCGAGCTGCCGCCACCAAAGCCGATGATCAGCTCGGCGCGCAGTGCCTTGGCCTGTGTGACGGCGGCCAGTACCACGGCTTCCGGCGGATCGGCGATCACCTGATCGAAGACTTCAACGCTCAGCCCGGCCTGGGCGAAGCCGGGCAGTACGCCATTGAGCAGGCCGTGCTGGGTAATGCCTGGGTCGGTGACGATCAGAATCCGCTGGGCATTACGTTCACGGCACAGATCGGCCAAACGGCTGGCCGAGCCGGATTCGCAGAGAATCTGGGCGGTGGTGGCAAAGCTGAACGGTGTCATGGGGCCCTCGGCTGCACTGAGACATTTGGCACAACTGTATGAGGCCTGCGCCATGGCTGCAAGGGTTACAGCCCATGCTGGATGTTGTGAATGGCGGGCTATGTAACGGTCAGGGCCGCTGGATTGCCGTATCTGTGGATTGCCGTGCTCGCAATGACGATGGTGGGGCGTGGGATGGCTCAGAGAAACCGTTGCAGCAGGTCGTTGAGGAACAGTCGGCCGCGTTCGGTGGTGTGCAGTTGTTGTTGCCAGGGTTGCAGCAG is a genomic window of Halopseudomonas phragmitis containing:
- a CDS encoding iron-containing alcohol dehydrogenase, with the protein product MTPFSFATTAQILCESGSASRLADLCRERNAQRILIVTDPGITQHGLLNGVLPGFAQAGLSVEVFDQVIADPPEAVVLAAVTQAKALRAELIIGFGGGSSMDVAKLIALLAHPDCQQQLADIYGVGNAKGQRLPLIQVPTTAGTGSEVTQIAIITTGETTKMGVVSPILLPDLAVLDAELTLGLPPAVTAATGIDAMVHAIEAYTSKLKKNPLSDMLAREALRLLAANLDEAVHNGSNREARQAMLLGALLAGQAFANAPVAAVHALAYPLGGHFHIPHGLSNALVLPSVIAFNAPAAQNLYAELAPLLVSDLKPGSAASLTGQLVNALSELSPRCNLPSRLRDAGVPESSLEMLARDAMLQQRLLINNPREVSEADALAIYRQAY